The genomic interval CCTGAATGATAACCGGGACCTCTTCCTTCTGCATCATCCGCTTCACCAGCGGACGGATACCGGAAATACCGATTTCATTGCCGCCGTATACCACCTCCCCGTTCTGGGTGATGGCAATCATGATACTGGTCTTCTCCAGCTGAACCGAGGACGCCGCCTGCGGCTTGTCCACTTCAACCCCGGTCTCTTCCACAAACGTGGTGGTCACAATGAAAAAGATCAGAAGAATGAATACACAGTCAATCAGTGGCGAGATATCCACCGCCACTTCCGAATTGTCTTCGCTGCTGCTGTTAAAACGTCCCATTTGACATACTCCGTAATTCGTATTGCGTAAGGGTTACGCGGCATCCTTTTTCAGGGTCTCTTTATAAATCCGCTGTGAACATACCGTCTGCAGATGTGCGAGAAAGGCCTTGTACTGGGCATGTTCGCGGGCCAGCTTGTACTGGAAAATCAGACCGGGCAGTGCAATCAGCAGACCGGTTTCCGTCGTAATCAGCGCTTCTGAAATTCCGCCGGCCACCATGCCCATGGTTTTATCACCGCCCGAACCGCCGGCCAGTGCCGCAAAGGTGGACAGCATCCCGGTCACCGTACCGAGCAGCCCCATCAGCGGTGCAATGCTGACACAGGTCTGCATCACGTTCAGATCGCGGTTAACCGGTGCAATCTCGGTCTGGTTCAGCTCATCAAAGAAAATGCCGATTTCCTCCAGATCCCGCGCACCCATAACAAACCGGATCATTTTCCCGACCGGACCGCGCCCCTTTTCGGGGTCCCTGACCCAGCGTTTCATTTTCTTTTCCGAGACATACAGATAGCCCTTCGCCCGGACGCGGGAAAAGATGCTGAAGCCCATGTAGAAGATAATGAAGGCATCGGCCGCGAGAGCATACATGGCCCAGCCGCCCGATCCCCAGATCGCCAGCGTCTGTTTCCAGAATTCCTGTAAACTTAAATCCATCGATTCTATTCCGGTAAACCCGTCAGGCTGCGGAGACCTCTTCGGCCGGTTCAACGGCTCGAACCGAGCGGTTGATAAAGAGAATGGCCACCTGTTCCATCTGATCCGTGATCTTTTTGGCCATGCGCGAAAGGAAGGCATACATCACCAAAGCACTGATCGCCACGACCAGACCCATTTCAGTGGTTACCAGTGCTTCGGAAATCCCGCCGGAAAGCGTCTTTACATCCCCCGACCCGAACACCGTGATCATTTTGAACGTGTTGATAATACCCGTAACCGTACCGAGCAGTCCCATCAGCGGCGCAGTGGAAGCGCACACCGCGAGAACCGGTGTAAATTTGTTCACACTCATACGCGTCGTCAGCATCGTTTCATACATCACCTCTTCAACGAGCTCTTTCGGTTCGTTGATGTGTTCAATACCGGAGGTCAGCATGGCGGCCGTCGGCCCTCTGAGTTTTTCAATCTCGGCAGCGGCCATTTTATGATCATTCATCAGAATCGCTTTCAGCACCGGCATCGCCTTCGATTCTGACACTTTCGGAACCAGCAGCAGCTGGATAAGCTTGAAGATCGAAATCACAACACAGAGCATAAACATGCCGACGATGACATACCCCACTTTTCCGCCCTTCACCAGATGCTCTTTGAAGGTCTCCCGGGTTTCCTCAATTTTACGGGCATTGCCCAGACTGGGATCGAACGGGAACAATCCTTTCTTTTCCGCCACCGTGCCCTTCACCATTTCCGTATTCAGCGGATCGGCAAACGGCAGAACGGTCGGTTCCAGCGAACCGAGACGCTGTTCAGCAATACCCGCCAGCGAACCGTCTTCCGCCGCAAACAGAGCCACCGGCCCGATCAGCAGAAAATCGCCATGCTTTACCAGACCGTCTTCACCTGCCGCTGTTCCGGAAAATGCGCATCCGCCGACAATATCCTGCAATCGTTTAATGGAGGTCTCGACCAGCTCCGTCTGTTTAACAAAAATCTCCTGATCGGAAAGATTGCTGTTTTCCGGGGCCAACGTTGCGGCTTTCACCGTATCTTCATACAGATCCAGCTCGGCAATGTGCAGACGGGTTTCAAAATTCCGGGTGTATTCAATCAGCAGGTTCGAAATATAGTTTTTCTCACCCTTACGGCTTTTAATGTCGGAACGCAGGTTGTTCAGATCAAGGTTGCGGCTGTCGAGCTGACGCATGATTTTCTGATGTTCAAGGCGTACCTCCATCACCTCATCTTCAAGTGCATTGAGCCCCTTCACCATCGGCAGTTTTTCCCTGGCGATCGCTTTCCGCACATTGGAAAGCTCCTGAAGACTGGCCTCCAGCTTTTCCTGCATCGTGACGGCATCCTGAGCGAACGCCCCCAGCGCGGTGAACAGCAGCAGCGCAACAGCAGAAAACAAACGGTTCCGGCAAGGCATGCAGTTAAATCCTGTTTTTTTCATCATATAATCCTTAATCGACGCTTACGGGCAGCGGCATAAAAGCCGCGACCTTTTCGTTTTTCAAAATGGAGATGGAGTCGGCAACGGTCCGGGCGATGGAATTATCCTGCTCCCATTTCCAGCCTTCGGAAGTCGGGGTTCCGATGAAGGCGACATCACCGTTGTTGTTGCAGGAATAGCCGACCGCATAGCCGACGTACATCGTCTGCACCTCAGCGGTCGAACCATCGGCCAGTTTTTTCACCTCGCTCACCACCGTAATTTCACCTGCCCCTTATTGAGCTCATTGATGATTCCGATGACGTTCTGATAACGCTCCGACAGCGAGAGATCGGTTTCTTCTGTTTTCGGAATCCGCTGACTCAGCGATTTAATCCGCTCCCGAACCGGATCCGGAAGCATCGGCAGCAGGTTCAGCACCTCACGCTCCAGTGTGAAGATTCGGTTAACGAGCGTGGCCGATGCATTTTTCAGCTCATTCTTCTCTTTAATCAAATCCTCACGTTTTTTATCGGCATCAGTAATCAGCGACTGTGTCTCATGAATTTTGGTATTCAGGGTATCGCGCTCGTTACGGATGAGATCAATTCGATCACCCAGAATTTCACGTTCCAGCTCCCATTTCTGCTTCTCTTCCGAAATCAGCTTGCGGGTTTCAACCCACTTCGAGAGCGCCTCTTTCGTTTCATCCAGTTCCCGGGCCTGCGCCCCGAAGGCCGCGCCTGAAACAGCTAAAATTATCAACAGTTGTTTTTTCATGTTTACCTCGAGCTAGAGTTCTATTGTCAGAATGTTTTTGAACAGTGAGTGAATTGTTAGCAGGTCGTTACCAGGTGGCGCTCACACCCACGCTGTATTCGATGCCTTTTTTATAGGAGGTGTGTACCGCCTCTTCACCGGCATATTCGGAGCGGTAGACGGACTGAATTTCCGGATCGAGCAGATTTTTCGCTTTAAAACCGATACTGAAATGATTGCCCAGTTCCTGTGAAACAGAAAAATTAAGCACACCGTAACCCTTTTCATAAATATTCGGAATATAGCGGTTGGAATCCTGTGTGCCCGCCGCCTTCAGGGCATCGCCCTTGAAAATATAAAACAGACCGAGCTCTGTTCCGAACTGCGGAACCGTATACGTAGCATTGATATTATACAGGTATTCAGGAGTGCCCATCATATCACGCTTTCCATCATCATATTCCGCGTCAACAATTTCCGGAAGCCCCGCCAGCGCATCCAGTTCCGCCCCCGATGCATCCAGTTCGGACTGGATCAGTGTAAAGTTTGCCCCCAGATCCAGCCCCTCCAGCGGTTCCCACCATTCACCTAATGACTGGCGCACCTCAAATTCATAGCCGTTAATGGTCCCTTCCGAATAATTGTCCGGCGTGGTCGCCAGCGTAGCGGCACCCAGAATCTGCTGACGGTAATCAATGACATCCCTCAGCTCTTTATAAAACCAGGAAACAGATACCAGTCCTCCGGTATAGGGATTGTAATCAAACCGTAAATCGTAGTTCCGGATCGAGCTCATCTCCAGATCCGGATTTCCGATAAACGGATCATCGCCCAGCGTATCCACCTGTTCAATAGGCACCAGTTCCTTGAAGGTCATCCGTGCAATGGTCTCTGTATACGATCCTCTCAAGGAAAATTTCTTATGCGGAGAAAATTCAAAACCGACCGAAGGCAGCACATCGTTCTGATTAATGGACGCATTCGCCAGTGCTTCATTCCCTGCAAAATCAAGCGGACCGTAATT from Verrucomicrobia bacterium S94 carries:
- a CDS encoding MotA/TolQ/ExbB proton channel family protein, yielding MMKKTGFNCMPCRNRLFSAVALLLFTALGAFAQDAVTMQEKLEASLQELSNVRKAIAREKLPMVKGLNALEDEVMEVRLEHQKIMRQLDSRNLDLNNLRSDIKSRKGEKNYISNLLIEYTRNFETRLHIAELDLYEDTVKAATLAPENSNLSDQEIFVKQTELVETSIKRLQDIVGGCAFSGTAAGEDGLVKHGDFLLIGPVALFAAEDGSLAGIAEQRLGSLEPTVLPFADPLNTEMVKGTVAEKKGLFPFDPSLGNARKIEETRETFKEHLVKGGKVGYVIVGMFMLCVVISIFKLIQLLLVPKVSESKAMPVLKAILMNDHKMAAAEIEKLRGPTAAMLTSGIEHINEPKELVEEVMYETMLTTRMSVNKFTPVLAVCASTAPLMGLLGTVTGIINTFKMITVFGSGDVKTLSGGISEALVTTEMGLVVAISALVMYAFLSRMAKKITDQMEQVAILFINRSVRAVEPAEEVSAA
- a CDS encoding DUF3450 family protein, whose protein sequence is MKKQLLIILAVSGAAFGAQARELDETKEALSKWVETRKLISEEKQKWELEREILGDRIDLIRNERDTLNTKIHETQSLITDADKKREDLIKEKNELKNASATLVNRIFTLEREVLNLLPMLPDPVRERIKSLSQRIPKTEETDLSLSERYQNVIGIINELNKGQVKLRW
- a CDS encoding MotA/TolQ/ExbB proton channel family protein, which encodes MYALAADAFIIFYMGFSIFSRVRAKGYLYVSEKKMKRWVRDPEKGRGPVGKMIRFVMGARDLEEIGIFFDELNQTEIAPVNRDLNVMQTCVSIAPLMGLLGTVTGMLSTFAALAGGSGGDKTMGMVAGGISEALITTETGLLIALPGLIFQYKLAREHAQYKAFLAHLQTVCSQRIYKETLKKDAA
- a CDS encoding biopolymer transporter ExbD; translated protein: MGRFNSSSEDNSEVAVDISPLIDCVFILLIFFIVTTTFVEETGVEVDKPQAASSVQLEKTSIMIAITQNGEVVYGGNEIGISGIRPLVKRMMQKEEVPVIIQADQNVMSGLLVRVIDEAKLAGAVKVSISTLRNQG